The following proteins come from a genomic window of Castor canadensis chromosome 17, mCasCan1.hap1v2, whole genome shotgun sequence:
- the Faim gene encoding fas apoptotic inhibitory molecule 1 isoform X5 has translation MERMLDLVAVWDVALSDGVHKIEFEHGTTTGKRVVYVDGKEKIRREWMFKLVGKETFCVGASDTKATINIDAISGFAYEYTLEVNGKSLKKYMESRSRTTNTWVLHLDGEDVRVVLEKDTMDVWCNGKKMETAGEFVDDGTETHFSVGDHDCYIKAVSSGRRKEGIIHTLIVDNREIPEALE, from the exons ATGGAAAGGATGCTAGATCTTGTAGCTGTTTGGGACGTTGCTTTAAGTGATGGAGTTCACAAGATTGAATTTGAGCACGGGACAACAACAGGCAAACGAGTAGTATATGTAGATGGGAAG GAAAAGATAAGAAGAGAATGGATGTTCAAATTAGTGGGCAAAGAGACCTTCTGCGTTGGAGCCTCCGACACAAAGGCAACCATAAACATAGATGCTATCAGTGGTTTTGCTTATGAATACACTCTGGAAGTCAACGGGAAGAGCCTCAAGAAGTACATGGAAAGCAGATCGAGGACTACCAACACGTGGGTACTGCACTTGGATGGTGAGGATGTTAGAGTTGTGCTGG AAAAAGACACAATGGATGTGTGGTGCAATGGCAAGAAAATGGAGACAGCA GGTGAGTTTGTAGACGACGGGACTGAGACACACTTCAGCGTCGGGGACCACGACTGTTACATTAAGGCTGTCAGCAGCGGGAGACGGAAAGAAGGGATCATTCACACACTCATTGTAGACAATCGAGAGATCCCAGAGGCTCTTGAGTGA
- the Faim gene encoding fas apoptotic inhibitory molecule 1 isoform X4 — MASGDDSPIFEDDESPPYSMERMLDLVAVWDVALSDGVHKIEFEHGTTTGKRVVYVDGKEKIRREWMFKLVGKETFCVGASDTKATINIDAISGFAYEYTLEVNGKSLKKYMESRSRTTNTWVLHLDGEDVRVVLEKDTMDVWCNGKKMETAGEFVDDGTETHFSVGDHDCYIKAVSSGRRKEGIIHTLIVDNREIPEALE, encoded by the exons ATGGCATCTGGAGATGACAGTCCCATCTTTGAAGATGATGAAAG CCCTCCTTACAGCATGGAAAGGATGCTAGATCTTGTAGCTGTTTGGGACGTTGCTTTAAGTGATGGAGTTCACAAGATTGAATTTGAGCACGGGACAACAACAGGCAAACGAGTAGTATATGTAGATGGGAAG GAAAAGATAAGAAGAGAATGGATGTTCAAATTAGTGGGCAAAGAGACCTTCTGCGTTGGAGCCTCCGACACAAAGGCAACCATAAACATAGATGCTATCAGTGGTTTTGCTTATGAATACACTCTGGAAGTCAACGGGAAGAGCCTCAAGAAGTACATGGAAAGCAGATCGAGGACTACCAACACGTGGGTACTGCACTTGGATGGTGAGGATGTTAGAGTTGTGCTGG AAAAAGACACAATGGATGTGTGGTGCAATGGCAAGAAAATGGAGACAGCA GGTGAGTTTGTAGACGACGGGACTGAGACACACTTCAGCGTCGGGGACCACGACTGTTACATTAAGGCTGTCAGCAGCGGGAGACGGAAAGAAGGGATCATTCACACACTCATTGTAGACAATCGAGAGATCCCAGAGGCTCTTGAGTGA
- the Faim gene encoding fas apoptotic inhibitory molecule 1 isoform X1 yields MASGDDSPIFEDDESPPYSMERMLDLVAVWDVALSDGVHKIEFEHGTTTGKRVVYVDGKEKIRREWMFKLVGKETFCVGASDTKATINIDAISGFAYEYTLEVNGKSLKKYMESRSRTTNTWVLHLDGEDVRVVLEKDTMDVWCNGKKMETAQTPRTSGGGSAGSRRRAGH; encoded by the exons ATGGCATCTGGAGATGACAGTCCCATCTTTGAAGATGATGAAAG CCCTCCTTACAGCATGGAAAGGATGCTAGATCTTGTAGCTGTTTGGGACGTTGCTTTAAGTGATGGAGTTCACAAGATTGAATTTGAGCACGGGACAACAACAGGCAAACGAGTAGTATATGTAGATGGGAAG GAAAAGATAAGAAGAGAATGGATGTTCAAATTAGTGGGCAAAGAGACCTTCTGCGTTGGAGCCTCCGACACAAAGGCAACCATAAACATAGATGCTATCAGTGGTTTTGCTTATGAATACACTCTGGAAGTCAACGGGAAGAGCCTCAAGAAGTACATGGAAAGCAGATCGAGGACTACCAACACGTGGGTACTGCACTTGGATGGTGAGGATGTTAGAGTTGTGCTGG AAAAAGACACAATGGATGTGTGGTGCAATGGCAAGAAAATGGAGACAGCA CAGACTCCCAGGACTTCAGGTGGTGGTAGTGCTGGAAGCAGGAGACGCGCTGGACACTGA
- the Faim gene encoding fas apoptotic inhibitory molecule 1 isoform X3, producing MASGDDSPIFEDDESPPYSMERMLDLVAVWDVALSDGVHKIEFEHGTTTGKRVVYVDGKEKIRREWMFKLVGKETFCVGASDTKATINIDAISGFAYEYTLEVNGKSLKKYMESRSRTTNTWVLHLDGEDVRVVLEKDTMDVWCNGKKMETAAWRASCGQHLCDSCTP from the exons ATGGCATCTGGAGATGACAGTCCCATCTTTGAAGATGATGAAAG CCCTCCTTACAGCATGGAAAGGATGCTAGATCTTGTAGCTGTTTGGGACGTTGCTTTAAGTGATGGAGTTCACAAGATTGAATTTGAGCACGGGACAACAACAGGCAAACGAGTAGTATATGTAGATGGGAAG GAAAAGATAAGAAGAGAATGGATGTTCAAATTAGTGGGCAAAGAGACCTTCTGCGTTGGAGCCTCCGACACAAAGGCAACCATAAACATAGATGCTATCAGTGGTTTTGCTTATGAATACACTCTGGAAGTCAACGGGAAGAGCCTCAAGAAGTACATGGAAAGCAGATCGAGGACTACCAACACGTGGGTACTGCACTTGGATGGTGAGGATGTTAGAGTTGTGCTGG AAAAAGACACAATGGATGTGTGGTGCAATGGCAAGAAAATGGAGACAGCA GCTTGGAGAGCCTCCTGTGGCCAGCACCTTTGTGACAGCTGCACACCATGA
- the Faim gene encoding fas apoptotic inhibitory molecule 1 isoform X2 has translation MASGDDSPIFEDDESPPYSMERMLDLVAVWDVALSDGVHKIEFEHGTTTGKRVVYVDGKEKIRREWMFKLVGKETFCVGASDTKATINIDAISGFAYEYTLEVNGKSLKKYMESRSRTTNTWVLHLDGEDVRVVLEKDTMDVWCNGKKMETATPRTSGGGSAGSRRRAGH, from the exons ATGGCATCTGGAGATGACAGTCCCATCTTTGAAGATGATGAAAG CCCTCCTTACAGCATGGAAAGGATGCTAGATCTTGTAGCTGTTTGGGACGTTGCTTTAAGTGATGGAGTTCACAAGATTGAATTTGAGCACGGGACAACAACAGGCAAACGAGTAGTATATGTAGATGGGAAG GAAAAGATAAGAAGAGAATGGATGTTCAAATTAGTGGGCAAAGAGACCTTCTGCGTTGGAGCCTCCGACACAAAGGCAACCATAAACATAGATGCTATCAGTGGTTTTGCTTATGAATACACTCTGGAAGTCAACGGGAAGAGCCTCAAGAAGTACATGGAAAGCAGATCGAGGACTACCAACACGTGGGTACTGCACTTGGATGGTGAGGATGTTAGAGTTGTGCTGG AAAAAGACACAATGGATGTGTGGTGCAATGGCAAGAAAATGGAGACAGCA ACTCCCAGGACTTCAGGTGGTGGTAGTGCTGGAAGCAGGAGACGCGCTGGACACTGA